The genome window TGGCGCTTTTCGCCCCTGCGTTCGGCATGATCGGGACGCTCATCGGGCTCATACAGATGTTGCGGAACATAAACGATCCGAGCGCCATTGGCCCTGGCATGGCGGTCGCGCTCGTCACGACGTTTTACGGGGCCATGCTCGCATATCTCGTGTTCATGCCCATCTCAGGGAAGCTGGCGGTGCGGGGGTCAGAGGAAGCTCTGGAGAAGCAGATCCTCATTGAGGGCGTCCTCGCGATTCAGTCAGGAGACAACCCGAGGATCGTTGAGGAGAAGCTCAGGGCATTCCTGCCTCCCGCCACGAGAGCGCGGGTGGCTTATAAGAGAGGGGTGCATGCGACAGGTAAGCCCGGCTCCGCGAGGGCAACCGGTGGCCCCGGGAAGGAAACGGCTGGTGCAAAGACATGAGACGCAAGAGGTCGGGTGACGAGGAATCAGGTGGAAGCCCGCCCTGGATAACGTCATATGCGGACATGACACAACTGTTGTTGACCTTCTTCGTGCTCCTGTTCGCGTTCTCGTCCATCGACGCGATCAAGTTCCGGCAGGCGGTCATATCGCTTCAGGGCGCGCTTGGCGTGCTCACAGGCGGGCCCCAGCTCCTGAACCCGGGTGAGATGCCGGTTCCAAAGCCTCCGAGCGATATCCGACCTTCGGGGAAGTCCCAAGTCGAGCTCGAGGGGGTCATGGAGGAACTCCAATCTTTCTTGGAGGCTCAGGCGCTCGCCGAGGACGTGCACCTCGAGATCACGGAGCGAGGCCTCGTGGTCAGCTTCATGGACAAGGTTCTATTCGATCTCGGCCAGGCAGACCTGCGCCCGGAGGCTCGGCGCGTCCTTGCGGAAGTCGCTCACATCTTGCGCAGACTTCCGAACGACATAAGGATCGAGGGACACACGTGCGATCTGCCCATACGCACGGCGAAATTCCCATCGAACTGGGAGCTGTCTACCTCGAGGGCGTGCACCGTGCTAAGGTACTTCATCGAGAGCGCGGCCCTTGCTCCGGACAGGTTTACCGCTATGGGGTACGGCGAGTACAGGCCGAAAGTGCCGAATACGAGCGAGGCAAATAGGGCCCTGAATCGCAGGGTGGATATCGTCATCCTGAAAGAGAAGGAGAAGATGGTGCTTCCGGAGCAGGCCTCCGGGGAATAGGGGGATGAGCTTGCCAACGGGTGTCTCAGGTTATCAAAAGCCTGTGTCGAGCCAAGTTGCGACGTCTGGCGCCTCGAGCCGCGTGCCTGCCACCGGCGCGGACCGCGCGGGAACGGATCCAGGGAAGACCGCTGCGACGGCGCGGAGCCAGACGGGAGCTGCTGCCGCAGGGTCCAAGCCTCCGGCGAAGGACGGCTGGGAGGTGCCCGAGAGGCCCGCAGGAGTGGCCTCCGCGAGAGACCTTCGTGCTATGCAGGGGCAACAGCAGGAGGCGAGGGCCCGCAAGCGGAGACTGCCTCCGGTCATGGTCGTGGGCGGCGTGGTGTTCTGCCTTGCCGCGGCAGCCGGGGCGCTATGGTACACTCGCGGAGCGAACCGACAGGCGGGTATCGGAGCGAATGGCGCCAGTGTTGCGAACGCGACGAAGCAGGAGCAGAAGCCGGGTCCGACGTACTCGTTCCAGCCGTTCATAGTCAACGTGGCCGGCACAGACGGAACGCGTTATCTGAAGGCATCCATCAGTGTGGAATGCGCGGACAAGAAGGCAAGTGCAGACATCGCGGCGGTGGAATACAAAGTGAGGGATGCCGTCATTGCGGTCCTGTCCGCCTGCGACTTGGACGAGCTGACCGACGTATCGAGAAGGGACGCGATAAGAAGCCGTGTGGCCGAGGCGATAGAGAGAGCGCTCCCCGGCGACGACAAGAGGTCGCCTCGTGTGAGGGGTGTGTACTTCCTCGAGTTTGTCATTCAGTGACCCTGGACGTG of Bacillota bacterium contains these proteins:
- a CDS encoding flagellar basal body-associated FliL family protein, which codes for MSLPTGVSGYQKPVSSQVATSGASSRVPATGADRAGTDPGKTAATARSQTGAAAAGSKPPAKDGWEVPERPAGVASARDLRAMQGQQQEARARKRRLPPVMVVGGVVFCLAAAAGALWYTRGANRQAGIGANGASVANATKQEQKPGPTYSFQPFIVNVAGTDGTRYLKASISVECADKKASADIAAVEYKVRDAVIAVLSACDLDELTDVSRRDAIRSRVAEAIERALPGDDKRSPRVRGVYFLEFVIQ
- a CDS encoding OmpA family protein, coding for MRRKRSGDEESGGSPPWITSYADMTQLLLTFFVLLFAFSSIDAIKFRQAVISLQGALGVLTGGPQLLNPGEMPVPKPPSDIRPSGKSQVELEGVMEELQSFLEAQALAEDVHLEITERGLVVSFMDKVLFDLGQADLRPEARRVLAEVAHILRRLPNDIRIEGHTCDLPIRTAKFPSNWELSTSRACTVLRYFIESAALAPDRFTAMGYGEYRPKVPNTSEANRALNRRVDIVILKEKEKMVLPEQASGE